Proteins encoded by one window of Rouxiella chamberiensis:
- a CDS encoding GMC family oxidoreductase: MPKAMKKVDAVIVGFGWAGSIMAKELTEAGLSVVALERGPSRDTYPDGAYPQVVDELTYNIRKKLFQDLSKSTVTIRHNVTQTAMPYRQLNAFLPGTGTGGAGLHWSGVHFRVDPIELNMRSHYEERYGKKFIPEGMTIQDFGVNYTELEPFFDKAEKVFGTSGSPWTIKGQQVGAKGQGNPFAPDRSDKFPLPAQKRTYSAQLFAQAAESVGYHPYDLPSANTSGPYTNTYGAQMGPCNFCGYCSGYACYMYSKASPNVNILPSLRQESQFELRNNAYVLRVNLTDDKKRATGVTYVDALGQQVEQPADLVILSAFQFHNVHLMLLSGIGKPYDPITNEGVVGRNFAYQNLTTIKTFFDTDKFTNTFIGAGGAGVGVDDFNADNFDHAKYGFVGGSPFWVNQAGSKPISGVATPPGTPAWGSKWKAAVADSYTHNVSMDAHGAHQSYRSNYLDLDPTYKDIHGQPLLRMTFDWQENDVKMSQFMYEKMHKIAVAMNPKVISGAPKNANTHFDSTVYQTTHMNGGAIMGEDPKTSAINRYLQSWDVHNVFVPGASAFPQGLGYNPTGMVAALTYWSAKAIRETYLKNPGPLVQA, translated from the coding sequence ATGCCTAAAGCAATGAAGAAAGTTGATGCAGTTATCGTCGGTTTTGGTTGGGCTGGCTCAATCATGGCCAAAGAGTTGACCGAAGCGGGTCTGAGCGTTGTTGCGCTTGAACGTGGCCCAAGCCGCGATACCTATCCAGACGGCGCGTACCCGCAGGTCGTAGATGAACTGACCTATAACATCCGTAAAAAACTGTTCCAGGATCTGTCGAAAAGCACGGTGACCATTCGCCACAATGTTACGCAGACCGCAATGCCTTATCGCCAGCTGAACGCCTTTCTGCCAGGAACCGGTACTGGCGGCGCAGGCCTGCACTGGTCGGGTGTGCATTTCCGCGTCGATCCTATCGAGCTGAACATGCGCAGCCACTATGAAGAGCGCTACGGCAAAAAATTCATTCCAGAAGGGATGACTATTCAAGACTTTGGGGTGAACTATACCGAGCTTGAACCTTTCTTCGACAAAGCCGAAAAAGTGTTTGGGACTTCCGGTTCGCCGTGGACTATCAAAGGCCAGCAAGTCGGAGCCAAAGGTCAGGGTAACCCCTTTGCGCCAGACCGTTCCGACAAGTTCCCGTTGCCAGCCCAGAAGCGCACCTACTCGGCACAATTGTTTGCACAGGCAGCAGAATCAGTAGGTTATCATCCTTATGACCTGCCTTCTGCCAACACTTCCGGCCCGTATACCAACACCTATGGCGCGCAGATGGGCCCATGCAACTTCTGCGGTTATTGCAGCGGTTACGCCTGTTACATGTATTCCAAAGCCTCGCCGAACGTGAATATCCTGCCTTCACTGCGTCAGGAATCCCAGTTCGAGCTGCGTAACAATGCCTATGTCCTGCGCGTTAATCTGACCGACGACAAAAAACGCGCCACCGGCGTGACCTATGTCGATGCGCTGGGCCAGCAGGTTGAACAACCGGCAGATCTCGTCATCCTTTCTGCCTTCCAGTTCCACAACGTGCATTTGATGTTGCTGTCCGGCATCGGCAAGCCTTATGACCCTATCACCAACGAAGGGGTGGTTGGCCGTAACTTTGCCTATCAGAACCTGACGACCATCAAGACCTTCTTCGATACCGACAAGTTCACCAATACCTTTATTGGTGCAGGCGGAGCCGGGGTGGGCGTGGATGATTTCAATGCCGACAACTTTGATCACGCCAAATATGGCTTTGTCGGCGGTTCGCCGTTCTGGGTTAACCAGGCGGGTTCGAAACCGATTTCAGGCGTCGCGACCCCTCCGGGCACGCCGGCCTGGGGCAGTAAATGGAAAGCGGCAGTGGCGGATTCCTACACCCATAACGTGTCGATGGATGCCCACGGCGCGCACCAGTCCTACCGCTCCAACTATCTTGACCTCGATCCGACCTACAAAGACATTCACGGCCAACCGCTGCTGCGTATGACTTTCGACTGGCAGGAAAACGACGTCAAGATGTCGCAATTCATGTACGAGAAGATGCACAAGATTGCAGTAGCGATGAATCCAAAGGTGATTTCCGGCGCGCCGAAAAATGCCAACACGCATTTTGACAGCACCGTTTACCAGACCACGCACATGAACGGCGGCGCGATTATGGGTGAAGATCCGAAAACCAGCGCCATCAACCGCTATCTGCAAAGCTGGGACGTGCATAACGTCTTCGTTCCGGGCGCGTCTGCCTTCCCGCAGGGGCTGGGCTACAACCCGACCGGCATGGTGGCGGCGTTAACGTATTGGTCTGCAAAAGCGATTCGCGAGACCTATCTGAAAAACCCCGGCCCTCTGGTTCAGGCATAA